The sequence TCTCCTCGGATGAAGTGGGGTGGTACAGCAGGGCGTTGAGCGCGGCGGCGGCGACCGCCGAGCCGCCCTTCTCGGACACGTTGCTCACGGCGGGCAGCCCGCTCTCGCGCAACGCGGCCTTGGACTCGGCCGCCCCGACGAAGCCGACGGGCAGCCCGATGACGAGCGCGGGGGAGGCGTCCAGGGTGAGCAGCTCCTCCAGGGCGGTCGGAGCGCAGCCGATCACCCACAGGGCGCCGGGCCCGACCTCCTCGTACGCCAGCCGGACCGCGTGGGCCGAGCGGGTGAGACCCGGGCCCGGCAGGGCGTCCTTCAGCCGGCACACGGTCCCGCGCCGGGTGATCCCGGCCGCGACCATCTCCACGTCCACGACGACCGGTGCGCCGGCGTGCAGCGCGGCATGCGCCTTCACCAGGTCGTCCTCGTCGGTCACGAGGTCGCTCGCGTACTCCAGGTCGGCGGCGGAGTGGATGACCCGCTCCACGACCGCCCGGGTCAGCGGCGGGAAGTGCGAGGTGTCCAGGCGGGCGCGCAGCCGCCGGAAGGACTCCTGCTCGATGGGATGCACGATCCGGTTCACCGGGCCTCCTCCTGCGTGCCGTCCTGCGGGCCGCCCCGCACGCCGTCCTGCGCGCCGTCCTGCGCGTTCTCCTGCCAGCGGTAGCCGCGCGGGGTCACCATGCGGCCCGCGATGATCCGGGTCGCGGTGTTGCCCACCGTCACGACCGTCATCATGTCGACCGTCGCCGGGTCGAGCGCACCGAGCGTCGTCACCCGGCTCGACTCGTCCGGCCGGGACGCGTTGCGCACGACACCCACCGGCGTCGCCGGCTCCCGGTGCCCGGCGAGGATCGCGAGCGCCTCGGGCAACTGCCAG comes from Streptomyces sp. FXJ1.172 and encodes:
- a CDS encoding precorrin-8X methylmutase, encoding MNRIVHPIEQESFRRLRARLDTSHFPPLTRAVVERVIHSAADLEYASDLVTDEDDLVKAHAALHAGAPVVVDVEMVAAGITRRGTVCRLKDALPGPGLTRSAHAVRLAYEEVGPGALWVIGCAPTALEELLTLDASPALVIGLPVGFVGAAESKAALRESGLPAVSNVSEKGGSAVAAAALNALLYHPTSSEENQ